One region of Patescibacteria group bacterium genomic DNA includes:
- a CDS encoding hydroxyacid dehydrogenase yields MATTIAFFDTTSKEKSSFEHYFIGSKYKLLFFHEEINKVPAYEYKEAKVISVSSSSNVDEAAIAHMPSLGFVACRSTGVDNVDLRACKQKAVVVSNVPAYGQTTVAEYTILLMLMLARKMPAVLSSVKDGQIDYRKLTGSTLNGKILGVVGTGKIGLRVISIAKAMGMHAIAYDPYPDENAAKQLGFSLVTMPELLRGSDYISLHAPLNPSTKQLINSKSLALMSPHSVLINTARGQLVNTSDLIEALRSKQIAGAGLDVVEGERALDLDIETDLYLGNKKAPYDIAELDILSKMNNVILSPHNAFNSTEGLAIIRKTTATNILGFLSGQLQNIIKTN; encoded by the coding sequence ATGGCTACAACAATCGCATTTTTTGACACTACCAGCAAAGAGAAAAGCTCTTTTGAGCACTACTTTATAGGTAGTAAATACAAGCTCTTATTTTTCCATGAGGAGATAAATAAAGTGCCAGCCTACGAATATAAGGAAGCTAAGGTTATTAGTGTTTCTTCATCTAGCAATGTAGATGAAGCCGCCATAGCTCATATGCCGAGTCTAGGCTTTGTGGCTTGCCGGTCGACAGGTGTTGATAATGTAGATCTCAGGGCTTGCAAGCAAAAGGCTGTTGTGGTGAGTAATGTGCCAGCTTATGGGCAGACAACAGTTGCTGAATATACGATACTGCTTATGCTTATGCTGGCCCGCAAAATGCCAGCAGTGCTTAGCTCGGTAAAGGACGGCCAAATTGACTACCGAAAGCTAACTGGCTCCACGCTGAACGGCAAAATACTTGGGGTGGTCGGGACTGGCAAGATTGGTTTACGGGTAATTAGTATCGCCAAAGCAATGGGAATGCATGCAATTGCCTACGACCCCTACCCAGATGAAAATGCGGCCAAGCAGCTTGGCTTTAGCTTAGTGACAATGCCCGAGCTGCTCAGAGGGAGTGATTATATAAGTCTGCATGCGCCGTTGAACCCAAGTACTAAGCAACTTATTAATTCCAAATCTCTCGCTTTGATGAGCCCCCACTCGGTATTAATAAATACAGCTCGTGGCCAGCTTGTTAATACCTCCGATTTGATTGAGGCTCTTCGATCCAAGCAAATAGCCGGGGCAGGGCTAGATGTCGTGGAGGGAGAGAGGGCCCTAGACCTCGATATTGAAACTGACTTATACCTAGGCAACAAAAAGGCTCCCTACGATATAGCTGAGCTTGATATTTTATCAAAAATGAACAATGTGATATTATCCCCCCATAATGCCTTCAACTCCACTGAAGGGTTGGCAATTATCCGCAAGACCACAGCAACAAATATTCTCGGCTTCCTTTCTGGTCAGCTTCAGAACATTATAAAGACAAATTAG
- a CDS encoding phosphoglycerate kinase, translating into MAKLLTLKDIDYAGKKVFLRVDYNVVVNGKVIDEFRVAQSLATISKLLSSGCSVILASHNGRPEGEPDPKLSLRPVAQVLAQLIKRPVGFVPDCVGPDTAKESRALKPGELLLLENLRFHAAEEKNTVAFAKSLASLAEVYVDDAFANAHRPHASMIGVPQYLPHAAGLLMEKEYLRIISLTKSPKRPYVAIVGGAKISTKIEVLQSLTKKVDTLVIGGAMANTFLQAQGYNVQSSMTEPDHVGTAAAIIKLAHKNNVSLILPTDVVVAERVEHGASHRQIGVGKISANELVLDIGKNTMKGILPIISSAKTVFWNGTLGVAEIPEFAWASRDLAHMIALRKNKADTIVGGGDTEAFVAKLGMTNRFGFVSTGGGVCLELLAGDKLPAIEVLMS; encoded by the coding sequence ATGGCCAAACTGCTTACACTAAAAGATATTGATTATGCGGGTAAAAAAGTATTTTTGCGAGTCGATTATAATGTGGTGGTTAACGGCAAAGTGATCGATGAGTTTAGGGTCGCTCAAAGCCTCGCAACCATCAGTAAGCTGCTTTCTAGCGGCTGCTCTGTTATTTTGGCCAGCCATAATGGCCGACCAGAAGGAGAGCCAGATCCAAAACTAAGCCTCAGGCCAGTAGCCCAGGTTTTGGCTCAATTAATTAAGAGGCCAGTTGGTTTCGTCCCAGACTGTGTAGGCCCTGATACGGCTAAGGAGTCTAGGGCACTTAAGCCTGGGGAGCTGCTTTTATTGGAAAACTTACGGTTTCATGCAGCCGAGGAAAAAAACACTGTAGCCTTCGCCAAATCTCTGGCTAGCTTGGCCGAGGTCTATGTGGATGATGCCTTCGCCAACGCCCATAGACCGCACGCCAGCATGATCGGTGTGCCACAGTACTTACCCCACGCCGCTGGGCTGCTAATGGAAAAGGAATATCTAAGAATAATATCTCTTACTAAATCTCCGAAGCGACCTTATGTGGCAATAGTAGGGGGTGCTAAGATATCCACCAAGATAGAGGTATTACAGAGTTTGACAAAAAAGGTTGATACGCTTGTTATCGGAGGTGCAATGGCCAATACCTTCTTGCAGGCTCAGGGCTATAATGTGCAGTCCAGCATGACGGAGCCTGACCATGTAGGCACAGCCGCGGCTATAATAAAATTAGCCCATAAAAATAATGTCAGCCTAATACTGCCTACCGATGTTGTCGTAGCAGAAAGAGTTGAGCATGGAGCCAGCCATCGGCAGATTGGAGTGGGTAAGATATCCGCCAATGAGCTTGTCCTGGACATCGGTAAGAATACTATGAAGGGTATTTTACCTATCATATCTTCTGCCAAGACAGTTTTCTGGAACGGCACACTTGGCGTAGCTGAAATACCAGAGTTCGCCTGGGCTAGCAGGGACTTGGCTCACATGATCGCACTCAGAAAAAACAAAGCAGATACGATTGTCGGTGGGGGGGATACAGAAGCTTTTGTAGCTAAATTAGGTATGACCAATAGATTCGGTTTCGTTAGCACTGGTGGAGGTGTGTGTTTAGAGCTCTTAGCCGGGGATAAGCTCCCTGCAATTGAAGTATTAATGAGCTAA